Genomic DNA from Oncorhynchus mykiss isolate Arlee chromosome 2, USDA_OmykA_1.1, whole genome shotgun sequence:
CCTCCATTCCCCTAACCAAGACTGATACCAACCCAGGCCTCCtggccttctctctccccctctccctcacccaaAACACTCCCAGTGCCTCCACCTCTAtgttccttctcctctcctcctccaccacctcttccTTTGGTCAGtctttctctacctccacccccatTGCTCTTATTGACCGCTCCACCGGTCAGCTCTCCCAAATCACTGCCTCCTCTtcatcccctctttctctctctctctcttctggtcAGCTTGCCACATCAGGGTCATCCCTCCCTGCCAATCCCTCCCACCCAGTTAATATATCGACACCCAACAACTCCCCTACCATCCTATCAAGAGAGAGTCCCATCGTTAACCCTCCCGCCCCCCTGACCTCCCCCTCTGtggtctcctcccctccctccaagCAGACCAGTGCTGATGGCAGTTCTAAAGCAGTTCTACTCAGCTCACCTCCTCACAAACACACTGAACCAAACTGTTGTGACCCCAACACCGATAATCAGTCACTATCTACTGAAGAAACCCAAATGGAGTCTGTCCCAAATGGGTCATCTCCTACTAAAACCTCTCCCCTTACACACCTGCAATCACCTTCTCTGTCCTTTGACTTCCGTTTGGAGGCATCCGACCAATCAAAAGCCCCAGAGTCAAAGCACACCTCCCTCCCATGGGACGACCATCTCTACTTCTCCTCTGCCAccgctcctccctcccctccccttgccCCCATCTTCCCCTCCAGCGGACCCAGGAACCTGAACCCCCTGGACCCTCTGGACCCCCTTTCcccagcctcctctccctcctctgggCCACGAAGGGTCCTCTACTGCCCTCTCTGCCCCAGGATCTTCTACTACCTGTCTGACCTGGAGCGTCACTCCATCACCCACTCTCAGAACAAACCCCATGTCTGCCTGCAGTGTGGCAAGGCCTTCAAACGCTCCAGCCATTTGCAGGTGAGCTCAGTTGTTAATAAATGTTTGAATTGTGGTGTGGTGATTTGGTGGGTTCATGATGACATATTgttttgaaatcaaatcaaatttaatttgtcacatgcgccgaatacaacaggtgtttcacctttcaccttacagtgaaatgcttacatacaagcccctaaccaacaatgcagtttttataaagaaataaaataagaaataaaagtaacaaataaataaagagcagcagtaaaataaggGTGTATGGTACAgatgtaattgaggtaatatgtacatgtaggtagagttattaaagtgactatgcatagaaaataacagagagtagcagcattgtaaaagggggggggggggggggtgggcaatgcaaatagtctgggtagccatttgattagatgttcaggagtcttatggcttgggggtagaagctgtttaaaagcctcttggacctagacatggtgccacagtaccacttgccatgtggtagaagagagaacagtctgactgggttggctggagtctttgacaaattttagggccttcctctgatactgcccggtatagaggtcctggttggcaggaagcttggccacagtgctctattgggccatacgcactatcctctgtagtgccttgcagtcggaggccgagcagttgccataccaggcagtgatgcaaccagtcaagatgctctcgatggtgcagctgtagaaccttttgaggatctgaggacccatgccaaatctttttagtctcctgagggggaataggcattgtcgtgccctcttcacaactgtcttggtgtttgtaccatgatagtttgttggtgatgtggagaccaaggaacttgatgctctcaacctgctccactacagcccgtcgatgagaatgggggcgtgctcggtcctccttttcctgtagtccacaatcatctcctttgactttatcacgttgagggagaggttgttgtcctggcaccacacggccagacctccctataggctgtctcgtcgttgttggtgatcaggcctaccactgttttgtcatcggcaaacttaatgatgatgttggagtcgtgcctggccatgcagtcaagAGTGAACAGAGATTACAGGAGGGCCCCTGTGTTGATGATCAGTGTGGCGGCTGTGATGTTACCTattcttaccacctgggggcggcccgtcaggaagttcaggatccagttgcagagggaggtgtttagtcccagggtccttagcttagtgatgagctttgtgggcactatggtgttgaatgctgagccgtagtcaatgaatagcattgatgttccttttgtccaggtgggaaagggcagtgtggagtgcaatagaggtgggaaagggcaggaTCTGAAatggtggtatgcaaattggagtgggtctatggtttcttggataatggtgttgatgtgagccatgaccagcctttcaaagcacttcatagctacagtcgtgagtgctactggttggtagtcatttaggcaggttacctgtTTTGATTGTGTTTGAAGTGGAACTAGGTCCTTTGTGTCAGATTTCATCTTGTAATGACTGCTATGTAATAAGTAGGTATAAACATATCATAATATATGAACATGAATGTATAGTATTATCTAACAAACGTGACCCTCGTCCTTTGACCCTGTACAGAGACACAAGCACATTCACACGGGCGAGAGGAACTTTGTGTGCCCCATCTGCTCCAAGCGTTTCAGGGAGGCGGGCGAGCTGCAGCGCCATCAGAgggtacacacaggagagaagccctacCAGTGCCCGCTGTGCCACACACGCTTCGCCGAGCGCAACACCCTGCGTCGACACACCAGACGCAAACACCCTTACCACCAGGCAGCTATGGAGATGCTGTccgagagaggagcagggggaggaggaagagaaggcggGGATGGAGATGAGGGCACAGAAGAATGGTATAGTTCCACTGTGTCCAACTTGGACAACTCTGACTCTGAACCAGATTCTGAGGTCATTTCCTGAGGCTGATCCTCTTGAAtaaaggaaaggagaagaggagaagaggagaaggaggaggagaagaaggaggaggaggaagaggagaaggaggaggaggaagaggagaaggaggaggaggtagagaaggcgaaggaggaggaagaggagaaggagaaggagagcaaAGATGGTGTAGTTTCACTGTGTTCGACTTGGACAACTCTTGACACTGAAAGGGATTGAAAATGACTTTTGAATGATAAGTATCAGAACGGTACTTTCCAATGAGAACATtggttatatttatttattaatttctcTTGAATGTATTTTATTTCCATTTCCTTACAGGGTCTGAAATGATCACTGATCTCATAAACCATTTCCCATCAAGTATTCCTTCGATTTTCGTCATTTCCACAACTATAGGGCGGAAAATGTTAATGGACATTCTAAAAAATGTCCATCCTGCTATAACAATACTTTTGCACTACCAAAGTACAAACAATTATGTTGTAAAAAGCGCTGTCGCAATGTTTTATTGTAAAATTGTTCTTTtttcttttacccctttttttcgtggtatccaattgtttttagtagctactatcttgtctcatcgctacaactcccgtacgggctcgaaAGAGACGAAgattgaaagtcatgcgtcctccaatacacaacccaaccaagccgcactgcctcttaacacagcgcgcatccaacccggaagccagccgcaccaatgtgtcggaggaaacaccgtgcacctggcaaccttggttagggcacactgcgcccggcctgccacaggagttgctggtgcgcgatgagacaaggacatccctacctgccaagccctccctaacccggcacccttaaccactgcgccacccgggaggccccctgTTCTTTATtactatatttttttattctctTGTGGGAGCTGTACTTATTATTGAGTGAGATTATTTAACTTTCTTACTATTAAAGACACTGTCGTTTGCACTTTTGAAAAGTGGATTATGTGTTCAAATGTGAGAACAATAGCCTCCAATTTGTCCTTCTGACATGGTTTTTACGTTGTGATTTCTGCTGCCTATGCCTTCAAAACAAGGTGCCCTAATTTGTTAAATGCATAGAACAGAATTCTGACCACTTATTTATTGTTGCTGATTGCACCACTGATGCAATTGAAGCTTATGATAAATGCCCATCATGTTAACTTACTGTATTTCAGTTAAACCTccctgtgtgtgtacagtgccttcagaaagtgttcatacaCCTTGagttatttcacattttgttgtgttacggcctgaataaaacaatgtattaaaaatattattttctcatacacacaataccccataatgaaaaagtgaaaacatgttttgagaaatgtttgcaagtgtattgaaaatgaaaaacataaatatctaatttacataagtattcacacacctgagtcaatacatgttggaatgacctttagcagtgattacagctgtgagtctttctgggtctcttagagctttgcacacctggattctaCAACATTTGCACACTATTATTTTTAcaattcaagctctgtcaagttggttgttgatcattactagataGACATGTTCTCTTGccgtagattttcaagccgatttaagtcaaaactgtaactaggcttctcaggaacattcaatgttgtcttggtaagcaaccccaGAGTATATtttccttgtgttttaggttattgtcctgctgaaaggtgaatttgtctcccagtatctGCTGGGAAGAAGACTGAACCAGgtattcctctaggattttgcctgtgcttaagtTTATATCCtgaataaaaaaaagtgttatgtttggggcaaatcaaacACAGTACATCAGAGTACCACTCTTTAAGTCCATTCAACTTATTTTGTGACTATGCTAAGCAAATTTataactcctgaacttatttaggcttgcctcaacaaaggggttgaatacttattgactcaagacatttcagcttttcatatttTATTACTTAAATTAATTTtggaaaaacacaattccactttgacattatgaggccagtgacacaaaatcaaaATTTAAttgattttaaattcaggctgtaacacaacaaaatgtggaaaaagtgaaagggtgtgaatacttcctgaatgcactgtacctacaTTGTATATTACAAGATTTGTGCATGGTATTCCTGGCATCCTTCactagtctcctctccttcaggACCATCCATCAAATCCTGTCAGATCAGTAGTCATGGAGAAATGGAAACAAGGGCATTAAGTGAATCAAGTTAAATACAAGTTTAATACGTGATTAACTTTAATTATTTTGGGCCAAGTGTCGATCTATTaagataatgcattttattttttaatgacgTTGACATCATTCAACGTGAAATCCACTCAGGCCTTTCTGTCCTGGTCTCTGTGGTAGCTGATATATGTGCTAGGTTTGTGACCTGTGGAGTTGGGATGTTTCCAGGGGCGAATTGGGTTTGTAAGGCAGGCTTCAGTTTGTTTCTCCTACTTCCCACAATTTTCTGTTCCATTAAGTTCTTCTTTCGGCCAATAGAACCTCGCTGACGGTACATCATTAAATGGTGTATCTCCAAAATGACCTGACTGAATCTGTACCCTGCATCATCAGGGTAAGGTTCATTATTACTGACAAGGACCAAACTATTACTGCTGAACAGGACCATACGATTGGTACTGAACAGGACCATACAATTAATACTAACCAGGACCATACCATTCCTACTGACCAGGATCATGCCATTACTACTGGCCAGGACCATACAGTtattactgaccaggaccataccattactactgaccaAGACCATAGCATTATTACTGACTAAGaccataccattactactgaccaggatcataccattactactgaccaAGACCATAGCATTATTACTGACTAAGaccataccattactactgaccaggatcataccattactactgaccaAGACCATAGCATTATTACTGACTAAGACCATACCATTACTACTCGCCAGGaccataccattactactgaccaggaccataccattactactgaccaggaccacaCCATTATTACTAACTAAGACGAAACCATTCCTACTGACCTGGACCATACCATTTCTACTGACCAGGACTATACCATTACTGCTGAACAGGACAAAACCATTACTGCTGACCCAGACCATACCAATACTGCTGACCCGGACCATACTGTTGCTACTGACGAGGaccataccattactactgaccaggactaTATACCATTACTCCTGACCAGGACCATACCATTACGACTGATCAGGTTTTTAACATTACTGCTGACCAGGACCATACCATTACTCCTGACCATGaccataccactactactgaccaagactataccattactactgaccaggaccataccattactactgacGAAGACCATACCATTACGACTGACCATGATTTTAACATTACTGTTGACCAGTAGCATACTGTTACTATTGACCAGGACGATACCATTACTTCTGACCAAGACTataccattactactgaccaggaacataccataccattactactgaccaggaacATACCATACCATCACTTCTGACCAGGACAATACCATTACaactgaccaggaccataccATTAAAACTGACCAAGACCATACCAGTATTACTGACCAGGATTTTAACATTTCTGCTGGCCAGGACCATACCATTACTGCTGAATTGGATcataccattactactgaccaggaccaaaccattactactgaccaggaccatatACCAATTCAATTGACCTGGACCATaacattactactgaccagaactatacaatTAATTCTGACCAGGACCATAAAATTACTACTGACAAGGACCATAACATTACTACTGACAGGCGTTTAACATCCCTGCTTGCCGGGACCATACCATTACTGATGACCAGGaccataccattactactgaccaggaccatatACCATTTCTATTGACCTGGACCATATCATTACTGCTGAATCGGaccataccattactactgacATGGACCATAGCATTACTGCTGACCAGGACCATATACCATTgctactgaccaggaccataaCATTACTACTGGCCCAGACCATAGCAATACTGCTGACCCGGTCCATACcattacttctgaccaggaccataCCGTTACTTCTGACCCAGACCGtaccattactactgaccaggaccacaCCATTATTACTAACTAAGACGAaaccattactactgaccaggaccataccATTATTACTAATTAAGACCATACCATTACTGCTGATCAGGaccataccattactactgaccagtaccataccattactactgatcAAGACTataccattactactgaccagggccATACCATTACTGCTGACCAGGAATATACCGTTAATTCTGACCCGGACCGtaccattactactgaccaggaccataccATTACTGCTGACAAGGaccataccattactactgaccaggaccatacaattactactgaccaggaccataccataccattactactgaccaggaccataccattactgctgaccaggaccataccattactactgaccaagactataccattactactgaccaggagcATACAATTAATACTGACCAGGATTTTAATATTACTGCTGACCAGGACCATACCATTACTACTGGCCGGGACCATAACATTACTACTGACCAAGACTataccattactactgaccaggattTTAACATTACTGCTGATCATACCATGCcattacttctgaccaggaccataCCATTACTGCTGACCAGGAGcataccattactactgaccaggaccataccATTTCTATTGACCTGGACCATACCATTTCTACTGACCAGGACTATACCATTACTGCTGAACAGGACAAAACCATTACTGCTGACCCAGACCATACCAATACTGCTGACCCGGACCATACTGTTGCTATTGACGAGGaccataccattactactgaccaggactatataccattactactgaccaggactaTATACCTTTACTCCTGACCAGGACCATACCATTACGACTGATCAGGTTTTTAACATTACTGCTGACCAGGACCATACCATTACTCCTGACCATGaccataccactactactgacCAAGACTATACCATTACTACTGACCTGGACCATaacattactactgaccagaactataccaTTACTTCTGACCAGGAACATAATATTACTACTGACCAGGCGTTTAACATCACTGCTTGCCAGGATCATACCATTACTCCTGAGTAGGACTATACcattacttctgaccaggaccataCCGTTACTTATGACCCGGACCGtaccattactactgaccaggaccacaccattactactgaccaggaccacaCCATTATTACTAATTAAGaccataccattactactgaccagtACTATACCATTACTACTGATCAAGACTataccattactactgaccaggaccataccATTACTGCTGACCAGGAATATACCGTTAATTCTGACCCGGACCGtaccattactactgaccaggaccatatCATACCATTACTAGTGACCAGGACCATACCATTACTGCTGACAAGGACCATACCATTTCTATTGACCAGGACCATACCATTACTGCTGACCAGGACCATACCAtgactactgaccaggaccataccattactactgaccaAGACTATACCATTACTGCTGACAAGGAGcataccattactactgaccaggaccataccATTTCTATTGACCTGGACCATACCATTTCTACTGACCCAGACCATACCAATACTGCTGACCCGGACCATACTGTTGCTACTGACGAGGaccataccattactactgaccaggaatATATACCATTACTCCTGACTAGGACTATACcattacttctgaccaggaccataCCGTTACTTCTGACCCGGACCGtaccattactactgaccaggaccacaCCATTATTACTAACTAAGACGAaaccattactactgaccaggaccataccattactactgaccaggaccacaCCATTATTACTAATTAAGACTATACCATTACTGCTGATCAGGACCATACCATTACTGCTGACCAGGGATATACCGTTAATTCTGACCCGGACCGtaccattactactgaccaggaccatatCATACCATTACTAGTGACCAGGACCATAC
This window encodes:
- the LOC110534353 gene encoding mucin-17, yielding MEDVCVEEIKHTEEPLYRMETEERDERRDGESDVTQHRNGSPIVPETPLISDTAKTERDGGIRGEKERKDREDERVIPLFLPPSRCHGGKERPGEDRGERAEAGKGVWGRREEEEGEVLDLSFPKKREIKERSLWHESSLLMEVDEVEGDGDRDIVEEDDGDDEEDSILRMDGADILGGPLLSPLFFSTSVFTSLSSIDSESEGLLLIDDQGIPYTLTPEGHKVPQMDSSRPDNPPSSQPKVQSSTLEVEDDRLSHITTAGVTYLSQSLVKTPHTHKENTCPAPVTSMKPSQKSELLNNTEHSKNPELSQNAEPPKVLDSGVKSVSEASAAVSQPSGSAVHLQPPQPIQILTNPSSNTPILLFSSSPQHSSIPLTKTDTNPGLLAFSLPLSLTQNTPSASTSMFLLLSSSTTSSFGQSFSTSTPIALIDRSTGQLSQITASSSSPLSLSLSSGQLATSGSSLPANPSHPVNISTPNNSPTILSRESPIVNPPAPLTSPSVVSSPPSKQTSADGSSKAVLLSSPPHKHTEPNCCDPNTDNQSLSTEETQMESVPNGSSPTKTSPLTHLQSPSLSFDFRLEASDQSKAPESKHTSLPWDDHLYFSSATAPPSPPLAPIFPSSGPRNLNPLDPLDPLSPASSPSSGPRRVLYCPLCPRIFYYLSDLERHSITHSQNKPHVCLQCGKAFKRSSHLQRHKHIHTGERNFVCPICSKRFREAGELQRHQRVHTGEKPYQCPLCHTRFAERNTLRRHTRRKHPYHQAAMEMLSERGAGGGGREGGDGDEGTEEWYSSTVSNLDNSDSEPDSEVIS